A genome region from Eremothecium cymbalariae DBVPG#7215 chromosome 4, complete sequence includes the following:
- the ACS2 gene encoding acetate--CoA ligase ACS2 (similar to Ashbya gossypii AGL148C) gives MSSCKEYKVVHEAKDAGFRYAPEHFKRSRVGEAYIKDMSEYEAMYKRSIEEPEKFFGEKAHEFLYWDKPFTKVKSGSLDRGDTAWFLNGELNASYNCVDRHAFANPDKTAIIYEADDESENRIITYGELLRQVSEVAGVLKSWGVKKGDTVAVYLPMIPEAVVAMLAIARLGAIHSVIFAGFSSGSLKDRVVDAGCKVVITCDEGRRGGKTVHTKKIVDEGLHGVEMVQRILVFQRTGTDGIPMKPGRDYWWHLEAEKHRGYLPHVPVNSEDPLFLLYTSGSTGSPKGVVHTTGGYLLGAVMTTRYVFDIHPEDILFTAGDVGWITGHTYALYGPLALGVATVIFESTPAYPDYGRYWRIVERHRVTHFYVAPTAMRLIKRVGESEIAKYDTSSLRVLGSVGEPIAPDLWEWYNEKVGLNNCVICDTMWQTESGSHLIAPLAGVIPTKPGSATVPFFGIDACIIDPVTGVQLEGNDVEGVLAIKSPWPSMARSVWNNHNRYIDTYLKPYPGYYFTGDGAGRDHDGYYWIRGRVDDVVNVSGHRLSTSEIEAALVEHENVSEAAVVGITDELTGQAVIAFVSLKENPTEMMSSDDTLPVQIPVDKLRRELILQVRGEIGPFAAPKSVIVVKDLPKTRSGKIMRRILRKISSKEADQLGDLSTLANPEIVSTIISAVEAQFFAPKKLTN, from the coding sequence ATGTCATCCTGCAAGGAATACAAGGTTGTGCACGAGGCAAAGGATGCTGGGTTTCGTTATGCACCTGAGCACTTTAAGAGGAGCAGGGTTGGGGAAGCTTATATCAAGGATATGAGTGAATACGAGGCGATGTATAAGCGATCGATTGAAGAGCCGGAAAAATTCTTTGGTGAAAAGGCCCATGAGTTTCTATATTGGGACAAACCTTTTACCAAGGTGAAGTCAGGTAGCTTGGATAGAGGAGATACGGCGTGGTTTTTGAACGGAGAGTTGAATGCATCGTACAACTGTGTTGACAGACACGCTTTTGCCAATCCAGATAAGACAGCGATCATCTATGAGGCTGACGATGAGTCTGAGAACCGGATTATCACTTATGGAGAGTTGTTGAGACAGGTGTCTGAAGTTGCAGGGGTTTTGAAATCTTGGGGGGTGAAGAAGGGGGATACAGTTGCGGTTTATTTGCCTATGATTCCCGAGGCAGTAGTAGCGATGTTAGCTATTGCGCGTTTGGGTGCTATTCATTCTGTTATATTCGCTGGGTTTTCATCTGGGTCGTTAAAGGATAGAGTTGTGGATGCAGGATGCAAGGTGGTTATCACATGTGATGAGGGACGGAGAGGCGGCAAGACGGTCCAcactaaaaaaattgtgGACGAAGGTCTACATGGCGTAGAGATGGTTCAGCGGATTCTTGTCTTCCAAAGAACGGGTACCGATGGTATCCCAATGAAGCCAGGTAGGGATTACTGGTGGCACTTGGAAGCTGAAAAACACCGGGGTTACTTGCCACATGTTCCAGTTAATTCTGAGGATCCATTGTTCCTCTTATATACTTCTGGGTCCACGGGTTCACCCAAGGGAGTCGTTCATACAACGGGCGGATACTTGTTAGGCGCTGTAATGACAACGAGATACGTGTTTGATATTCATCCAGAGGATATCTTGTTTACTGCTGGTGATGTCGGCTGGATTACTGGCCACACATATGCACTCTATGGTCCATTGGCATTGGGAGTAGCTACCGTCATCTTTGAGTCCACTCCCGCATACCCAGACTACGGTAGATATTGGAGGATTGTTGAACGTCACAGAGTCACACATTTTTATGTCGCGCCAACAGCTATGCGGTTAATCAAACGTGTCGGTGAGAGTGAGATTGCAAAGTATGACACTTCATCACTAAGGGTTTTAGGTTCTGTGGGCGAGCCCATCGCACCTGATTTATGGGAGTGGTATAACGAAAAAGTCGGACTCAATAATTGTGTCATCTGTGACACAATGTGGCAAACTGAGTCTGGATCTCATTTGATCGCTCCATTAGCCGGCGTtattccaacaaaaccAGGATCGGCGACTGTACCATTTTTTGGGATTGACGCCTGCATCATTGACCCTGTTACAGGAGTGCAATTAGAGGGCAATGACGTAGAGGGTGTTCTCGCCATCAAATCTCCTTGGCCATCAATGGCTAGATCCGTTTGGAATAACCATAACCGTTATATTGACACCTACTTGAAGCCATACCCAGGTTACTACTTTACTGGCGATGGTGCAGGCAGAGATCACGACGGTTACTATTGGATCAGGGGAAGGGTAGATGACGTGGTCAACGTCTCAGGACATAGGCTATCGACTTCGGAAATCGAAGCAGCTTTGGTTGAACACGAGAACGTTTCTGAGGCTGCTGTGGTTGGTATTACTGATGAATTAACCGGCCAAGCTGTGATAGCTTTTGTCAGCCTGAAAGAAAATCCGACAGAAATGATGTCATCAGATGATACACTACCTGTGCAAATCCCGGTCGATAAATTACGTCGTGAACTGATTTTACAAGTCAGAGGAGAAATTGGACCCTTTGCAGCCCCCAAATCAGTAATAGTAGTCAAAGATTTACCTAAAACCAGATCCGGAAAGATCATGCGTAGAATATTGAGAAAAATATCCTCCAAAGAAGCTGACCAGTTGGGTGACTTGTCGACGCTAGCCAACCCGGAAATCGTGTCGACCATTATCTCAGCTGTAGAAGCACAATTTTTCGCTCCAAAAAAGCTAACAAACTAA
- a CDS encoding uncharacterized protein (similar to Ashbya gossypii AGL149C) has translation MTISLGTAIYYSIKPVLKIYAIIFVGFLAARFNILTVEVGRGISNLVVNVLIPCLLFNKIVTNISHKDIKDVGIVVLTSLLIYALGCCSALITQLLTPVPKRWFWGLLFAGTFANISDLPIGFVQSLANGHLFSEAEIDKGVAYSCIFSACQGFMLMNLGMFRMVGLDFKESKDEEKSTTTTTTATPPPSSQQHAGKQSSGTENTINISDEAPANDVVEFNHRREASHAENFSLMDVDLNSLADNEVEDDSYNSEKPSGTFYPPISLGASAERSLQSSATDPNDGFNPLHNNTSRIHSVISIDSHGYASNVSHGIDANIRRRRPSSNASSSKIRNSRKPAQTVRDVIGQYSAVDKIRTGELDLSRPLTLTEDVGTTNATFGGYGKEMEEDELEPPNIPGADQYVCPALHRTTTVRSTKKSNFRLFIDKCHLNWLVYILVNFIRPSSLGALLGIICSMIPWLRGIFVHNELSMHMAPDGEPVLSCFMDFTQYVGNSCIPLGLLLLGSILGRLQMKNIPKGFIRVVAMMTAFRLVVLPIIGILWTNALSSMKWLETDIGKLVIILTWSMPSSTSQIYFTAFYTPADGDHLQMDLLSVFFLSQYMCLFISLAFVVTFTLKMQLSL, from the coding sequence atgacaaTTAGTCTGGGTACAGCGATCTATTATTCCATCAAGCCAGTGCTTAAAATATATGCTATTATATTTGTCGGGTTTTTAGCCGCAAGGTTTAACATCCTTACAGTGGAGGTGGGGCGTGGTATATCTAACTTAGTTGTGAACGTTTTAATTCCATGTTtgctttttaataaaattgtGACAAACATTTCCCACAAGGACATTAAAGATGTAGGTATTGTTGTTCTAACTTCTCTTTTAATTTACGCTTTGGGGTGTTGTTCTGCGCTTATAACGCAGTTGCTAACACCAGTACCAAAGAGATGGTTCTGGGGACTTCTATTTGCGGGTACGTTTGCTAATATATCTGACTTACCGATTGGGTTTGTTCAAAGTCTAGCAAATGGGCATCTTTTCAGCGAAGCGGAGATTGATAAAGGTGTTGCTTATAGTTGCATTTTCTCAGCATGCCAAGGATTTATGTTAATGAATTTAGGCATGTTTCGTATGGTGGGTTTGGATTTTAAAGAGtctaaagatgaagagaaatCTACGACTACGACTACCACTGCGACCCCCCCTCCTAGTTCACAGCAACATGCTGGAAAGCAATCATCTGGTACTGAAAATACCATAAATATCAGTGATGAAGCCCCAGCAAATGATGTAGTAGAGTTTAATCACCGGAGGGAGGCTTCACATGCtgaaaacttttctttGATGGACGTAGACTTGAATTCATTAGCTGACAATGAAGTCGAGGATGACAGCTATAATTCAGAGAAACCTAGTGGGACTTTCTATCCTCCAATATCTCTCGGTGCTTCTGCAGAAAGGTCGTTGCAGTCGAGTGCAACCGACCCCAATGACGGGTTCAACCCCCTCCATAATAATACATCACGGATACATTCGGTTATTTCCATTGACTCTCATGGATATGCAAGCAATGTGTCACATGGTATTGATGCCAATATTAGAAGAAGACGGCCAAGTAGTAATGCTTCAAGTTCTAAAATTCGTAACTCAAGAAAGCCGGCTCAGACAGTAAGAGATGTTATTGGCCAGTACAGTGCCGTTGATAAAATCCGTACCGGTGAGCTAGACTTGTCTAGACCATTGACTTTAACTGAGGATGTGGGTACTACCAATGCGACATTTGGTGGTTATGGTAAAGAGATGGAGGAGGATGAGCTTGAACCTCCAAATATCCCTGGAGCAGATCAATATGTCTGTCCTGCATTGCATCGTACAACTACAGTAAGATCGACAAAAAAGTCAAACTTTAGACTATTCATTGACAAATGCCATTTAAATTGGTTAGTTTATATACTTGTCAATTTTATCAGGCCTAGTTCATTAGGTGCTTTATTAGGTATAATATGTTCAATGATACCTTGGTTACGAGGTATATTTGTTCACAACGAACTAAGCATGCATATGGCACCTGATGGTGAACCGGTTTTAAGCTGCTTCATGGACTTCACTCAGTATGTCGGTAATTCTTGCATTCCATTGGGATTACTACTACTTGGAAGTATATTAGGCAGACTAcagatgaaaaatataCCAAAAGGATTTATAAGAGTTGTTGCAATGATGACTGCATTCAGATTGGTTGTTTTGCCAATTATTGGAATTCTTTGGACTAATGCGTTATCTTCCATGAAATGGTTAGAAACCGATATTGGCAAATTAGTGATTATTTTAACCTGGTCTATGCCAAGCTCCACTTCACAAATTTACTTCACCGCCTTTTATACCCCAGCAGATGGTGATCATCTACAAATGGACTTGTTATCTGTCTTCTTCTTATCCCAGTACATGTGCCTCTTTATTTCCTTGGCGTTCGTGGTAACGTTCACATTGAAGATGCAATTAAGCCTATAG
- the PCD1 gene encoding 8-oxo-dGTP diphosphatase (similar to Ashbya gossypii AGL150C), producing the protein MTSNFTPLQHITNLLKFRMPSWPPRSSTWPVHRRSAVLVLLFIGTRGELRVLLTKRSRGLSSFSGHVSLPGGKADNESETFEEIARREAEEEIGLPLNNEVLLKTYGLKLDNISSELPHYLSHTFLSVKPLVCFLYSAQSTEEEKFVKPLSMSKAFTKLNPGETSSVFSIPLRDMIVHKLSDPKPKPEYLSCKEYQYTWGGLKWPVRHHYYANDNDGEVPWLSNVGDLSSDDDITVEETPCKDVWGLTATILYDVGIIAEGMVTCENTQALFAHELLIYGLYEFGGQLREAKRSEWEAGMIKNKLSLKYSDVLPEFFITKLKSCIDDSQTYKHTDS; encoded by the coding sequence ATGACTTCAAATTTTACACCTTTGCAGCATATAACAAaccttttaaaatttcGCATGCCAAGTTGGCCTCCCAGGTCTTCGACTTGGCCTGTTCACAGACGTTCTGCAGTGCTTGTACTGTTATTCATTGGAACTCGTGGAGAATTGAGagtattattaacaaaGAGATCTAGAGGgttatcatcattttctggCCATGTTTCTTTACCGGGAGGTAAAGCCGATAATGAATCTGaaacttttgaagagaTTGCAAGACGTGAAGCAGAGGAGGAGATCGGATTGCCCTTAAATAACGAAGTGCTTCTCAAAACTTATGGTTTGAAATTGGACAATATATCATCTGAACTGCCTCACTATTTATCACACACATTTCTAAGTGTGAAGCCGTTGGTGTGCTTTCTATATAGTGCCCAATCGACAGAGGAGGAGAAGTTTGTGAAGCCTTTGTCTATGAGTAAGGCTTTCACCAAGTTAAATCCGGGGGAAACTTCGTCAGTGTTTTCCATACCATTGAGAGATATGATCGTACACAAATTGTCAGATCCTAAGCCAAAGCCGGAATATTTGAGCTGCAAAGAATATCAGTATACATGGGGCGGTCTAAAATGGCCCGTAAGACACCATTATTATGCAAACGATAATGATGGTGAAGTTCCATGGTTGAGTAATGTTGGTGATTTGAGttctgatgatgacataacagttgaagaaacgCCCTGTAAAGATGTCTGGGGCCTTACTGCCACAATATTGTATGATGTCGGGATAATTGCTGAAGGTATGGTAACTTGTGAAAACACGCAGGCGTTGTTTGCACACGAGCTACTGATTTATGGATTGTACGAATTTGGAGGCCAACTAAGGGAAGCTAAACGGTCTGAATGGGAAGCAGGaatgataaaaaataaactaTCACTCAAGTATTCTGACGTATTACCCGAATTCTTCATAACCAAATTGAAGAGCTGCATAGATGACTCTCAAACGTACAAACACACTGACTCTTGA
- the STM1 gene encoding Stm1p (similar to Ashbya gossypii AGL151W 1-intron), with protein MSNPFDLLGNDVEDATVVVAAPPKEIVKKSTSSKKADVPPPSADPSRAKNNKPKPTGSEAAFRNKQTGRAQNKAKDAPAASKPPRDPKKATDRHSRTGKTDSAKKIKQAWGDNDKELEDEEAAAAQAEAELAADAAEEEEASAVSLEAYLNEQHSSELNKTPVVKSVEKFSDAELLVKKEEVLIEATKVKSVKSKQLKAKQFLEFDGSESFPSSSRSRDSNKDSRRGGRGGKRGGKREPAQKPAVVNAKFPALV; from the exons ATGTCT AACCCATTTGATTTGCTAGGTAACGACGTCGAGGACGCTacagttgttgttgcagcTCCTCCGAAGGAGATTGTCAAGAAGTctacttcttcaaagaaggCGGATGTGCCACCACCATCCGCGGACCCATCTAGGGCTAAAAACAACAAGCCTAAGCCAACTGGTAGCGAAGCAGCTTTCAGAAACAAGCAAACTGGTAGGGCCCAGAACAAGGCGAAGGATGCGCCAGCGGCCTCTAAGCCACCTAGAGACCCTAAGAAGGCTACCGATCGTCACTCTAGAACCGGCAAGACCGACTCAGCTAAGAAGATTAAGCAAGCTTGGGGCGACAACGATAAGGAGTTGGAAGACGAGGAAGCTGCCGCTGCCCAGGCTGAGGCTGAATTGGCTGCTGACGCTGctgaagaggaggaagctAGTGCTGTTTCTTTGGAAGCTTATTTGAATGAACAGCATTCTTCTGAATTGAACAAGACTCCTGTTGTTAAGAGTGTTGAGAAGTTCAGCGATGCTGAGTTGTTGGTTAAGAAGGAAGAAGTTTTGATCGAGGCCACTAAGGTCAAATCCGTCAAATCTAAGCAATTGAAGGCTAAGCAATTCCTAGAATTTGATGGTTCTGAATCGTTCCCTAGTTCATCCAGATCCCGTGATTCCAACAAGGACTCAAGAAGAGGTGGAAGAGGCGGCAAGAGAGGTGGCAAAAGGGAACCTGCTCAGAAACCTGCAGTTGTCAATGCAAAGTTCCCAGCCTTAGTTTAA